In Rhizobiales bacterium NRL2, a genomic segment contains:
- a CDS encoding phenylalanine--tRNA ligase subunit beta — protein MKFTLSWLKEHLDTDATLDEITAKLTAIGLEVEAVEDRAAELKDFTVCRVVEAAPHPDADRLRVCTVDTGTETVQVVCGAPNARTGMKGVFARSGLTVPGTGLLLKPTKIRGVDSNGMLVSEREMGLSDEHTGIIELPEDAVVGQPFAPVMGLDDPMIEIAITPNRQDCLGVNGIARDLAAAGLGRLMAPDLTGPEGKYQSPVGVRLAFEDPETADACPVFHGCHVRGVKNGPSPKWLQERLLAIGLRPISTLVDITNFVTFDLGRPLHVFDADKVKGDIQVRLGRPGESFMALDGETYEMTGEECVIADDGGAHGFGGVMGGEANGVTAETVNVFIESAWFDPVRTARTGRRHGIDSDARYRFERGVDPESVAWGIRVAARLVTELCGGEPSEIVTAGEIPDTGRTVTLRASRVASLGGVEVDEAECRRILEALGFGVSGSGEAIQVAVPSWRRDIDGETDLVEEVVRIHGYDHIRSAQLPPVSDVARPSLTPGQRNVRTARRVLAGRGMVEAVTWSFLPRAHAALFGGGQDALVLSNPISADLDCMRPSLLANLIAAAGRNADRGAPDTALFEVGPQYRGDGPDEQDTVAGGIRRGQIGARHWAGGPRAADAFDAKADALAALTALGVDAEKAQIAAEAPDWYHPGRSGVIRLGPKLVLAHFGEIHPAVLDALDVKGPLVGFEVFVERAPLPKAGRKTTRPPLKVSDYPAVSRDFAFIVDRSVAVAEMIRAARGADRNLIEDVQVFDVYEGASIGEGRKSIALGVKLQPTDRTLTDDEIEQVVGKIVANVTKSTGGVLRG, from the coding sequence ATGAAGTTCACGCTGAGCTGGCTGAAGGAGCATCTCGACACCGATGCCACGCTGGACGAGATCACCGCGAAGCTGACGGCCATCGGCCTGGAGGTCGAGGCGGTGGAGGACCGGGCGGCGGAGCTGAAGGATTTCACCGTCTGCCGCGTGGTCGAGGCCGCGCCGCATCCCGACGCCGACCGGCTGCGCGTCTGCACCGTCGATACCGGCACGGAGACCGTGCAGGTGGTCTGCGGCGCACCCAACGCCCGGACGGGCATGAAGGGCGTCTTCGCGCGCTCGGGCCTCACCGTGCCGGGGACGGGTCTGCTGCTGAAGCCGACGAAGATCCGCGGCGTCGATTCCAACGGCATGCTGGTCTCGGAGCGGGAGATGGGTCTCTCCGACGAGCACACCGGCATCATCGAACTGCCCGAAGACGCGGTCGTGGGCCAGCCCTTCGCGCCGGTCATGGGTCTGGACGATCCGATGATCGAGATCGCGATCACCCCGAACCGCCAGGACTGCCTGGGCGTGAACGGCATCGCCCGCGACCTGGCCGCCGCCGGTCTGGGCCGGCTGATGGCGCCGGACCTCACCGGCCCGGAAGGCAAGTACCAGAGCCCCGTCGGCGTGCGCCTCGCCTTCGAGGACCCGGAAACGGCCGACGCCTGCCCGGTGTTCCACGGCTGCCATGTCCGCGGCGTGAAGAATGGCCCCAGCCCGAAATGGCTGCAGGAGCGGCTGCTGGCCATCGGTCTCAGGCCCATCTCCACGCTGGTCGACATCACCAACTTCGTCACCTTCGACCTGGGCCGGCCGCTGCACGTCTTCGACGCCGACAAGGTGAAGGGCGACATCCAGGTCCGCCTGGGCCGGCCGGGCGAGAGCTTCATGGCCCTCGACGGCGAGACCTACGAGATGACCGGCGAGGAATGCGTCATCGCCGATGACGGTGGCGCGCACGGCTTCGGCGGCGTCATGGGCGGCGAGGCGAACGGCGTCACCGCGGAGACCGTCAACGTCTTCATCGAAAGCGCCTGGTTCGATCCCGTGCGCACCGCGCGCACCGGCCGTCGCCACGGCATCGATTCGGACGCGCGCTACCGCTTCGAGCGCGGCGTCGACCCGGAGAGCGTCGCCTGGGGCATCCGGGTCGCGGCGCGTCTGGTCACCGAACTCTGCGGCGGCGAGCCGAGCGAAATCGTCACCGCCGGCGAGATCCCCGACACCGGCCGCACGGTCACGCTCCGCGCCTCACGCGTCGCCAGCCTGGGTGGCGTGGAGGTCGACGAGGCCGAATGCCGCCGCATCCTGGAGGCGCTGGGCTTCGGCGTCTCGGGCTCGGGCGAGGCCATACAGGTGGCGGTGCCGTCATGGCGGCGCGACATCGACGGCGAAACCGACCTGGTCGAGGAGGTCGTGCGCATTCACGGCTATGACCATATCCGCTCGGCGCAGCTGCCGCCCGTCTCCGACGTGGCGCGGCCCTCGCTGACCCCGGGCCAGCGGAACGTGCGCACCGCGCGCCGTGTGCTGGCGGGCCGGGGCATGGTGGAGGCCGTCACCTGGTCCTTCCTGCCGCGCGCCCATGCGGCGCTGTTCGGCGGCGGGCAGGATGCGCTGGTCCTCTCCAACCCGATCTCCGCCGATCTCGACTGCATGCGGCCCTCGTTGCTGGCGAACTTGATCGCCGCCGCCGGGCGCAATGCCGACCGGGGCGCGCCCGACACGGCGCTATTCGAGGTCGGCCCGCAATACCGCGGCGACGGCCCCGACGAGCAGGACACCGTCGCCGGCGGCATCCGCCGCGGCCAGATCGGCGCCCGCCACTGGGCCGGCGGCCCGCGCGCCGCCGACGCCTTCGACGCCAAGGCCGACGCCCTGGCCGCGCTCACGGCGCTGGGCGTGGACGCGGAGAAGGCGCAGATCGCGGCGGAAGCGCCCGACTGGTACCATCCGGGCCGCTCGGGCGTGATCCGGCTGGGACCGAAGCTGGTGCTGGCGCATTTCGGCGAGATCCACCCCGCAGTGCTCGACGCGCTGGACGTGAAGGGGCCGCTGGTCGGCTTCGAGGTTTTCGTGGAGCGCGCGCCGCTGCCCAAGGCCGGGCGCAAGACCACCCGCCCGCCGCTGAAGGTCTCCGACTACCCGGCGGTCAGCCGCGACTTCGCCTTCATCGTCGACCGCTCCGTCGCCGTGGCCGAGATGATCCGCGCCGCCCGCGGGGCCGACCGCAACCTGATCGAGGACGTCCAGGTCTTCGACGTCTACGAGGGCGCCAGTATCGGCGAGGGCAGGAAGTCGATCGCGCTCGGCGTGAAGCTGCAGCCCACGGACCGCACGCTCACCGACGACGAGATCGAGCAGGTGGTCGGAAAGATCGTCGCCAACGTGACGAAGTCCACCGGCGGCGTGCTGCGCGGCTGA
- a CDS encoding glutathione S-transferase yields MITIHHLGVSQSDRIVWLMEELGLPYELKWYHRKADRLMPDDYIALHPAATAPVIDDDGRRLTESAVIVEYICHRHAGGRLTVGPAQPNYADYLYWMHFNNNVQGIFFATNALGANPTGEAAERYRGLLNRRREGYYGYLEQRLGEVPYLAGDDFTCADIMVAFNLTSLPIFGGRKIDDLPNAQAYVERITARPAYRKAMEIAGPEATPPG; encoded by the coding sequence ATGATCACGATACACCATCTCGGCGTCTCCCAGTCGGACCGTATCGTCTGGCTGATGGAGGAACTCGGCCTGCCCTACGAGCTGAAATGGTATCACCGCAAGGCCGACCGGCTGATGCCCGACGACTACATCGCCCTGCATCCGGCGGCGACGGCGCCGGTGATCGACGACGACGGTCGGCGGCTGACCGAATCCGCGGTGATCGTGGAATATATCTGCCACCGCCACGCCGGCGGACGGCTGACGGTCGGGCCGGCGCAGCCGAACTACGCCGACTATCTCTACTGGATGCACTTCAACAACAACGTGCAGGGCATCTTCTTCGCCACCAACGCGCTGGGCGCCAACCCGACGGGGGAGGCCGCGGAACGCTATCGCGGGCTGCTGAACCGCCGCCGGGAGGGCTATTACGGCTATCTGGAGCAGCGGCTGGGCGAAGTCCCGTATCTCGCCGGGGACGATTTCACCTGCGCCGACATCATGGTCGCCTTCAACCTGACCAGCCTGCCGATCTTCGGCGGCCGCAAGATCGACGATCTGCCCAATGCTCAAGCCTATGTCGAGCGGATCACCGCCCGCCCCGCCTACCGCAAGGCCATGGAAATCGCCGGGCCGGAGGCGACCCCGCCGGGCTGA
- a CDS encoding 30S ribosomal protein S21: MEVSVRDNNVDQALKVLKKKMQREGIFREMKLRNYYEKPSQRRAREKAEAVRRARKLARKRAQRDGL, from the coding sequence TTGGAAGTCAGCGTTCGTGACAACAATGTCGATCAGGCCCTCAAGGTCCTGAAGAAGAAGATGCAGCGGGAAGGCATCTTCCGCGAAATGAAGCTTCGCAACTACTACGAGAAGCCGTCGCAGCGGCGCGCCAGGGAGAAGGCCGAGGCCGTTCGCCGGGCGCGGAAGCTCGCGCGCAAGCGGGCGCAGCGCGACGGGCTCTGA
- a CDS encoding cytochrome C oxidase subunit IV produces MHEPGSMDISQHRTVYGSFIGLVKWGVIACIVLLALMAIFLV; encoded by the coding sequence ATGCACGAGCCGGGTTCGATGGATATCTCCCAGCACAGGACAGTCTATGGCTCGTTCATCGGGCTGGTGAAATGGGGCGTGATCGCCTGCATCGTCCTGCTGGCGCTGATGGCGATCTTCCTGGTCTGA
- a CDS encoding ABC transporter ATP-binding protein, whose translation MADPIIRVSGLVTRFGPQTVHDGVDLEVRQGEVLGVVGGSGTGKSVLLRAIIGLLRPSAGRIEVFGEHLGALDPDRRRLLERRWGVLFQNGALFSSLSVAENVEAPMREHTDLPQGLMNELAGLKIAMVGLPADAAPKYPSELSGGMRKRAGLARALALDPEIVFLDEPTAGLDPIGAAQFDELIGELSRALGLTVVMVTHDLDSLYAICDRVAVLADHKVLSVAPVRELERHDHPWIREYFHGPRARAARDSEAE comes from the coding sequence ATGGCCGACCCGATCATCCGCGTCTCCGGCCTCGTCACACGCTTCGGGCCCCAGACCGTGCACGACGGCGTCGACCTGGAAGTGCGCCAGGGCGAGGTGCTGGGCGTGGTCGGCGGCTCGGGCACCGGCAAGTCGGTGCTGCTGCGCGCCATAATCGGCCTGCTCCGGCCGAGCGCGGGACGCATCGAGGTCTTCGGCGAGCACCTCGGCGCGCTCGATCCCGACCGCCGCCGCCTGCTGGAACGGCGCTGGGGCGTGCTGTTCCAGAACGGCGCCCTGTTCAGCTCCCTGTCCGTCGCCGAGAACGTGGAAGCGCCGATGCGCGAGCATACCGACCTGCCGCAGGGGCTGATGAACGAACTGGCGGGGCTGAAGATCGCCATGGTCGGCCTGCCCGCGGACGCCGCGCCGAAATACCCATCGGAGCTGTCGGGCGGCATGCGCAAGCGCGCAGGCCTGGCGCGGGCGCTGGCCCTGGATCCGGAGATCGTCTTTCTCGACGAACCGACCGCAGGCCTGGATCCCATCGGCGCGGCGCAGTTCGACGAGCTGATCGGTGAGCTGTCCCGCGCGCTGGGGCTGACCGTGGTCATGGTCACCCACGATCTGGACAGCCTCTATGCGATCTGCGACCGTGTCGCGGTTCTCGCGGATCACAAGGTTCTTTCGGTAGCACCCGTCAGGGAGCTGGAACGGCACGACCATCCCTGGATCCGCGAATATTTCCACGGACCCCGCGCCCGCGCCGCGCGGGACAGCGAAGCGGAGTAG